One window of Prionailurus bengalensis isolate Pbe53 chromosome B1, Fcat_Pben_1.1_paternal_pri, whole genome shotgun sequence genomic DNA carries:
- the ADH4 gene encoding all-trans-retinol dehydrogenase [NAD(+)] ADH4 → MGTKGKVIKCKAAIAWEAGKPLCIEEVEVAPPKAHEVRVQIIATALCHTDAHPINPKFKEALFPVILGHEGAGIVESVGPGVTSFKPGDKVIPLYMAQCGKCKFCLSPLTNFCTKLSLVKNPIVDQELMQDKTSRFTCKGKPIYHFMGTSTFTQYTVVSDINLAKIDDDANLERVCLLGCGFSTGYGAAINTAKVTPGSTCAIFGLGGVGLSAIMGCKVAGASRIIAIDINSEKFTKAKALGATDCLNPRNLHKPIQEVIIEMTKGGVDFALDCAGGPEAMRAALDCTTAGWGTCTFIGVDSEIRGLTISPVELIMGRTINGTCFGGWKSIDSIPKLVTDYKNKIFDLDILVTHTLPFDKINEAFDLMNQGKSIRIVLTF, encoded by the exons GTTATTAAATGCAAAGCAGCTATTGCCTGGGAAGCAGGCAAGCCCCTCTGCATAGAAGAGGTCGAGGTAGCTCCTCCCAAGGCTCATGAAGTTCGCGTCCAG ATAATCGCCACTGCCCTGTGCCATACTGACGCCCATCCGATCAATCCTAAATTTAAAGAGGCCCTCTTCCCAGTGATCCTTGGCCATGAGGGCGCAGGAATTGTGGAAAGTGTTGGGCCAGGAGTGACCAGTTTCAAACCAG GTGACAAAGTAATTCCACTCTACATGGCTCAATGTGGAAAATGCAAGTTCTGTCTGAGTCCACTCACAAATTTCTGTACAAAACTCAG tCTAGTCAAAAATCCTATTGTTGATCAAGAACTAATGCAAGACAAAACCAGCAGGTTTACCTGCAAAGGAAAACCAATTTACCATTTCATGGGAACCAGCACCTTCACTCAGTACACCGTCGTGTCAGATATTAATCTTGCCAAAATTGATGATGATGCAAATTTAGAGAGAGTTTGTCTGTTAGGATGTGGGTTTTCAACTGGCTATGGAGCTGCAATCAACACTGCCAAG GTCACCCCTGGTTCTACTTGTGCCATCTTTGGCCTAGGAGGTGTTGGTCTTTCTGCTATAATGGGTTGTAAAGTAGCAGGAGCTTCCAGAATTATAGCTATTGACATCAACAGTGAGAAGTTTACAAAGGCCAAAGCCCTCGGAGCCACTGACTGCCTCAATCCTAGAAACCTACATAAACCCATCCAGGAGGTCATCATTGAAATGACCAAAGGAGGGGTGGATTTTGCCCTTGATTGTGCAGGTGGACCTGAAGCCatg AGAGCAGCCCTGGACTGTACAACAGCAGGTTGGGGAACATGTACTTTCATCGGGGTAGACTCTGAAATTAGAGGATTGACTATATCTCCAGTGGAGCTCATAATGGGCCGTACCATAAATGGAACATGCTTTGgtg GTTGGAAAAGCATTGATTCTATTCCAAAGCTGGTTACTGACTACAAGAATAAGATATTTGATCTGGATATATTGGTGACCCATACCCTGCCTTTTGACAAAATCAATGAGGCATTTGACCTAATGAACCAAGGCAAAAG caTTCGAATAGTCCTGACCTTTTGA